GAATGAATTTAATTTTGGAGTTTTATTACTGAATAAGAGGCCACCACTGCTGTGTTCATGTTGATTCAGTCACACAGAGCGACGATAACAGCGACAATTTTGCAATTTAACTATAAACTTATTTTTGTTTACTGGAAAGGACACATTTACtgagagtattttttttaatttccttgtTGTCTTCCGTCAGTAAATTCAACTAGCATCAGAAATGTGTACGGTAAAGCCCAAGCAGCCAATCATAGTCCTTGCAATCCCAATGTGGTTCTTCCATCAATTCTGCAGCCTCACAGTGTAATTAGATTTTTGAGGAGGTCAATGGTAGCTACAGCAGAGTTTCAGGAAATGCCTCAGAGCATGCACATGTATCTGCCATAGGTGGGGCATTTAGCCTTATCAAGCATTTATTGAGTGTGTACGATGGTGTAAGATTTAATTAAACCACCTTATGTAGTTCAGAAAGCTGCTGGTGCCTGATGAGGGCCTCCTTGCTTGGGAACTGCCTCCTACACAGCAGACATGCCAGTTTAACCCAGTCTGTCATTCTCCCTTCCTTCTCATCTTTCTCgcctccttcttcttcactgTCAGTTTCTCCGCTGTAGGCTGGGACCAGGCCCTGCTGTAGGGGAGGCGATTGCtacagaagaaaacacaaaatcaggaAGTGATAACATCTACATTTCTAACCgcaagaaaaaagaagataCGATGTTGGAGAAACTATGaggaaactaaacaaaaaagtttTCACTTTAGGTATGTGGTCATGTCCTTACTTCTGCACTTTGTCGGATTTGGTCCAGAAAAATCTGAGGCCGTTCAGACAGTGCCCCCTGcaggacagaaaagaaaacttgGTGAAGTTATCAAGACGTCCTTGGACCGAAGCCCCCTTGTTGATGGAGTGTCTCGTGATAGTAACCTAGTGCCCAGAAGATACACAGACGTTTACagccaagtgtgtgtgtgtgtacgtaaGGGTCACACACCTTTTTCTCCAGAACAGCATAACCTGCATCAGCACTGGCAGATTCTCGGTGGTCATCTAGGCGACTGTGGCCAGGTGCCCGAGTAAACCCAGGGGGAAGTGCAGTAGAACCGACAGCAGGGGACGCAGAAAGAGAACGCATGTTCTCCTTTTGTCTATTAAGACTCTTAGCCCAGCGTTCCATATCTTTGGCAATCTATTAATATAAACCCCAAGAGATACGTTagccaataaaaaaaatactaagagGAACTGTTAAATGTCAAACTGAAGGGATGGCGAAACACCAATACAGTGAATTCCAATTCAGTAGCTCTGCAATAAATACTACCTTCATGAGGTAACCAAATGTATGACcatattttgtcacatttatacTTTTATTGTATTCTGTCCATTAACTGAGATATTAAATCACACATTGAGAAACGTAAAATCAGTTGGTAATGTATCCATCCTTTACATAGCTGTATAAAtatcaaatcaaaaaaaaagaaactttatgACTGAGTTTAACTTGGAATTCCACAGGTCAatttagttttgtgttattctgtCAGTACTTGAACTTGTATCCAGAATGTAGAGTACCTGTTGAGCAGTTTTATTCTTGGGTTTATCTTTTTTCTCCTTGCTGCCAGGGGTAGCAAACGGTGAGTCTGAAGGGGCTGCACCATCTGTCGTTGGACTTCCTTCAGCGTTTGACTGGCTGGCAGCAGGAATGTAGGTGTGCTTCTCTCCATCCCAGTACATGTACTGTTGAGTGTGAGGATTGTAGTAGTACTGCAAAGCAAAGGGACACAAATCCAGACAGAAAAGTTGAGAAAGAGGTTATACACACAATGTCCTTGAAAAGTGCAGGCTTAATATTTAGATTGCTGTGCATGCACAACGGACTCTGTACCTGGGAAGTGGGGTCATAGTAGAGTCCCGTGAATGGGTCATAATAGTAGCTAGAGCTTTCGTCATACTGGTATGTGGACACATCTGGcaaagctgcaaaaatacataatattaACCTAGGGGTCAGATTTCCAATATAAAAATCTTGAAGTGATCATAAAGGGTTAGCTTGGCATTTAATCAGCAGCACCAAACTCATAGTACTTCAAATTACATCAATTACAAATCATTACTGAAGACGTGTGGAACCTAAAAGGCCAAAGCCTTACGATATTGCTGAAGCTCATGTTCAGTGCCTGGGGTCGCAGGTTGGCTGGGAGCAGCTGGTTGTGGTTTTCCGACTATCTCAACCTGTGAAGAGGCAGACTTCttaagaacaaaaaagaaatatcatgGTACGATGCCAGAGTGCAAAaggcaaaaaggaaaagaaaatggtGAAGTTGTACCTGTGTGGCTGGTGTGGTTGCAGCTGTGGTGATGAGAGCAGTCTGCGTATGAGTGACAGCTGCTGATCCAGATTTTGCAGTCTCAGATGAAATGCCAGCTGCATGTGGATAAGCGCACACAGGTGACAACAGAGAACGGGTGACTTAAGAGAAAGTTCAATACAACTGTATACAACTATGGATGTCATATGGTTTATGTATTCAGCAAATTTGTAGCACATGTCACACCAACCTGGGGCTGCTCCTCCTGTGTACGCTCCATTCAGGGATGCTCCTGCACTTGGCAAGGCAACAACCCTGGTATCTGCCTGGGCCTTGAAAGTTGTGCCGTCTGGGCCAGTGTACCCATGACCCTCCTGACTGTATGTtactgctgccccctgctgatAAACTGCTGTATCTATACTCTGTCCTCCACCTGATCCATTCTGAGTTGTCTGAGAatgaaagagatttttttttttttaactcatgcaaaaaacaaaaacaaaagaatacaATAATGAGCATACAATTTGCCAATAAAGGACGTGCAATCTTTGCTGTAATGACAAGCCATAAGTCAGACAGGTTACCTGTGTAACAGCCCACTGTGCAGCAGCGATAGCTGTGCTGGCCACTGTAGCAGCACTCACTCTGCTAGCATCCGACACAAACACATCACtaacatagaaaaaaacagaaagagaaggtTTCAGTGATCTTAATGACACCCAATTTATTTATACAATAATCAAATGTTTTAGGTAATCTTCTCAAAAGCTATTTCTGATGCActttaataaaatgaacaaattgaGTTTTAATGTGACATGGAGTAATCTTAAGCCACTACATTATTTACTGTTCAATGGTGATAATGTCCaatgtgcttttgtttgttttgcactcaagtttgggtgtgtgtgtggttaccGCTTGGAGCCTTTGGCAAACTCCACTACAATAGCCTTTCCGTCAATAGAGAGAGCTGGCTGGAGAGCCTGCAAGATCTGAAGCAGCTGAGATGCCTCCTGTTGATAAAACATAAAGAGACCTTCGAGTTAAGTGTGGGTGGACGTATGTTAGCGATTAAGCTAATTACAAAATCATTAGTacacaaaaatagcattttttgcTAATAGATAAATCTAATCTAAATGCACCTTAAGTTAGTGAAACAAGTACATGTATCCAGCACTCATACATGTGTGCCATCAAGTGTCTCACCACTATTGTAGAGAGCTGTAAAAAGGCAAAGCCCCtgttgaggtgtgtgtgtttgtccttgATGAGGCGAACATTGGAATGGGAAAGAGTGGCAAATGGAGCCAAAGCAGACAAAATGGCTTCCACTGAAGTATGTGGGCCGAGGTTCCTAAGTATCAGAGCTGTTGAAggaaagagaaatgaaagaaaattatattCTTGAACATAAGATGAGCAATATGTGAAACCAAGTAGCCCATGATGACCACTACTGGAGAGCAAACTATGGCTAGGCATTCCAACACCATTTCAAAACATGGTAAAAGACAACCATAAATCATATAAAACTTACTTTGAAAAACTACACACAAATCTGTTCTTTAATAGAATTTATTAATTGCTAAACATAAGGTAGCTAGGCCTTCTATACAGGGTCTTAGAAGAGATTGCTACTGTGAGGAAAATGTCTAGACACGGACTTACTGTCATTAGCAACATCTGCCTGCTGTGTAGCTTGCCCTGGGGTGACACTAGGACCAGAAGAGTGGTAGGGTGCTGGCAAGGGAAGTAAGCCTTGGGCTCCCTCCTTCTGAAGACCAACAGGCAAATCCCTCTGCAGCAAGGGCAACTTCAGCTCAGCCTCTGTAGAAACATAACATACCACTTGTGTACTACTGTATGATAAGCAAGAAGTTTGTCTTGTGAAAGAGAGAATAGTTAGACTGCTATTCATAGTCATTTGATTACCTGATTTAGGCACATTGCATTTGAAGCACTTCTCTCTTCTTTTAAAGTTTTGCACGCCACACTGTTGAAATGTTACGTGAGGTGTTGTTAGACTTCATCAATGAGCTGCTACAGCCATGGATATAGATGCATATAATTTCAGAATTTGTCATGCAGTGTAAATGCATGCAACCTTATTGCAGAGCCAGTCCTCATTGGCACGGGGTTTAGGGTCGCTGTAGTGCATCGACACTCTCTGTCCCAGAATCATCAGCACTCcctgaaggaaaaagaaagagagggaggaagaacaAAGAATGATTATCAGTGACAATTAGGCCACACATGCCATAGAAAGGCCTCATCTCACAAGAGATGAGAGAGAATTAAAGGGACAAGAGatagagagggaaagagagagagagagagagagagagagagagagaacaactGAAGTTGAAAGAAGAGGTCAGAGAACTGCAACCTTCAGCTTTAGGAAATTCGGACGGACTGAGATGGTGTATATGTAGTTTGTGGGTGTCCATTATAAAAGGACACAGTGTGTTTTCGTCAATTGAGTCATCCCTCCCCCCTTAAGGGGAAACCTTTTCACAGTTTTCCACACATCCAATCCCAGTGTCACCACCTTCGCCCCCCAAAGAGACAATAGCTCCATCCTAAAGATGTAATAGTGACAGATGACCCAGATATGAAAAgttcaaaaacaagaaaatgataCTGGTTCTGATTCAACATACAATAGACCATGTGAGATATTATATTCACACCGTCATACTATCCCAGAGGTTGTACTGTAAACTTAGGAAAGAGACTGAGACAAGTCACTGAAGAAAGGAGTCCTCTATTAAAAGAGGAGGTTAGATTGGACAAATGATGAGCAAATGTGACTGGGAGGGTCTATTTATGAAAAATGTCGTTGGGCCTTGGACAGACAGATGTCAGCAGGATGTAATGTGAATTTGCCTGTCTGTGGAATTGTGCATATTTAGAGAGAAAAGATGCAATTTCCGTCAAAGtatgaagtccaacctcctacAGGGacaattatattttttctgttcgTGTATCAAAATTACCCTGGAATGCTCCATGTTCACATGACGGCATGACGTGATTGTATATGATACTAACTCATGTGTCtcattgaatttatttatatatgtgtatttgtgtctgtgtagaAGAGAGTGACCTGGTTGGTCTCCATCCAGCGGGTGGCCTCCTGTATGAGATTAAACTCGACGAAGGCGAATCCTCGGCTCTGACCTGGACACCGCCCAGCGCCACGGCAAccgaacaacaacaacaacaacataacaacAACGCAGTGAGGGGTTAGTGCTTCATGTACAGAGGAGAGAGACCCTGTATCAGCACTAATAAAATATATCATTGCTTCCTCTCTCCCTTGAAAACAGCACAATTGACAGTCTGTTGGAGAGCCACTGTCAAATTCTCTCCAAGGGTGGGAGGACGCAATGTCAAGTAACTCAACAGGGTCAAggaaagagggaaagagagagagagacagagggaatCCTACCCACTCATCAGTCTGAGTCTGGGCTCTTTGGATTTGAATGATGAAGCACCCAGGCACCAACAgaactgacagacacacacagacacacaagcacacacaaaaacatctgctACTTTGAGAGTCAGAGTGCAGTCTGAACAATGTAGCACTGTTGTGGAATATTTCATCTTGAACGCTCCATATCCTATCCATGCATTACTATAAACAACTGATAACACATTATACAACATATTTAAGTTTAGAGCTATTTTTAAACAACATTGTGTATGCCCCCTACATGTCATTAGAAAAGGTCATCATTTAAATATATCTAACTCGTTACTTGTcctaaaaacagacaaataaggATTTGGGAGTACGAGAGACAGAGCAGTGTAAGGGAGTGTAAGTGTACCGGGATCACAATGGCACACCTTACAGACAACCAGTGAGTTAGCAAAGTGGAAAGCCTGTGAGACAATGACCTTAATGGAAAACCTTTAGAAAAAGCAAGCTCTTCTGGATGGTATGGATGTAGCTAGCTCTGAGGTAGCTGCAACACTTACatcttgacacacacacacacatgcacacacagctaCAATTACAAAATCAAATGAGTTTTGCTTATAATTTTGACAATGTTAGTATGTAAACTACATCCATGATTCATACACAACCCGCTTCAAAATGGATGAGACAAAATCGTGAATGAGCAAAGACAATAGGAGAGCCAAGGTgaaaaggaaaatcaaagctatgAGGTGAAAACCTTTAGACTACGGCTGGATGCATGCCTTCTTACATAAATGGCATTTATAGATAGGGCTCTGCTTTGAAGCGTGCATTGATGTTTTGCTGCCCTATGAGCACTAGCAAGATTACAGATACCAGCAGATCAAAGCATCAAAGCAGAAATCTAAGCAAAAGCCTTCTCTGTATAAGAGAATATAAATAGAAACGTGTGCATCAGCTATCTGCCCCGATGAGAGACTACAGCGGAAGACAGTCACAGTaagagtgaaggaaaagcatAGGGAATATGCTTGTTGATAAAATAGAGAAGACCGAGCAGACAAGGGAAAGTTGCCTGAAAGagcaatgaaaatgaaagagCTGGTAGTGAATGAGGCTGACACAAAGAGGGAGAgtaaagaacagaaaaagatgGGGTAACGGACAAGTCCTCACCTGAAGATTTGTTCCTCATAAGGCGAACCTCTCTTGGCTGGATCTCCTGCTCCTGAAGCTGTGCCCGGATCTGTGGACAAAGGAGTATTACTATTTAAAACCTATTAACAACAGGACCTATGCATCATCAGGCCACTGTTGAGACAAAAAGGCACCTCATTGGCGGTGGCACTGGGTGGCAGCATGCGAAGCATTATGATGTTGCTGGGCCTCTGGTTATGGTCTAGATCTGCACGGTAGTCCTGGTCCCTCTGATCCAGCTCCTCAAGGGGCGGGTCTGGGCCTGGATTTCCACAACCATGCTCCTCTACCCTTGCTGGAAAAGTCTGCATGCATAAGCTTCAAATTAATAAATGACCCCAATACagaaatttaacagtttttgcagTAGCTCTATAAATGGAATCGATCTATGGCGACTTACCCTTCTCTTCCCCGCCCCACGAGAAAAcctgtcctcctctctctgtcttcccGTATTAAAGTCCATCTGGTCAGAATGGTTACCACTACGAGCCCAGTTGCCCTCCCTGCTCACTGAGAGTGGCGTGCTGTTCTCCGGAAATCCTCTTCCACCTTTCCCTCGACCCCTTTCCTGCAGGCCAGTCTGTAACTGCTCAAATTCCCGCCTGgatccctcctcctctctctggag
The nucleotide sequence above comes from Amphiprion ocellaris isolate individual 3 ecotype Okinawa chromosome 8, ASM2253959v1, whole genome shotgun sequence. Encoded proteins:
- the rbm10 gene encoding RNA-binding protein 10 isoform X2, which translates into the protein MDYDRRGGRGDRIGRYGNTHNDHNFRDMDYRGYGQEEEEADAGFDMRLEGDRPYGHDEQSLGGHDFSPGCLQDRPGFYQRGDGRGDIGREAKGLLWPLCSQSQPDLAHPMLQREEEGSRREFEQLQTGLQERGRGKGGRGFPENSTPLSVSREGNWARSGNHSDQMDFNTGRQREEDRFSRGAGKRRTFPARVEEHGCGNPGPDPPLEELDQRDQDYRADLDHNQRPSNIIMLRMLPPSATANEIRAQLQEQEIQPREVRLMRNKSSGQSRGFAFVEFNLIQEATRWMETNQGVLMILGQRVSMHYSDPKPRANEDWLCNKCGVQNFKRREKCFKCNVPKSEAELKLPLLQRDLPVGLQKEGAQGLLPLPAPYHSSGPSVTPGQATQQADVANDTLILRNLGPHTSVEAILSALAPFATLSHSNVRLIKDKHTHLNRGFAFLQLSTIVEASQLLQILQALQPALSIDGKAIVVEFAKGSKRDVFVSDASRVSAATVASTAIAAAQWAVTQTTQNGSGGGQSIDTAVYQQGAAVTYSQEGHGYTGPDGTTFKAQADTRVVALPSAGASLNGAYTGGAAPAGISSETAKSGSAAVTHTQTALITTAATTPATQVEIVGKPQPAAPSQPATPGTEHELQQYPLPDVSTYQYDESSSYYYDPFTGLYYDPTSQYYYNPHTQQYMYWDGEKHTYIPAASQSNAEGSPTTDGAAPSDSPFATPGSKEKKDKPKNKTAQQIAKDMERWAKSLNRQKENMRSLSASPAVGSTALPPGFTRAPGHSRLDDHRESASADAGYAVLEKKGALSERPQIFLDQIRQSAEQSPPLQQGLVPAYSGETDSEEEGGEKDEKEGRMTDWVKLACLLCRRQFPSKEALIRHQQLSELHKQNLEQRRAQQEAAGKERLSDGPEPPDPKRRKFSPIDGITGTSLGARMLQGGVKKGLLLRNMQVE
- the rbm10 gene encoding RNA-binding protein 10 isoform X1, which produces MDYDRSRGGRGDRIGRYGNTHNDHNFRDMDYRGYGQEEEEADAGFDMRLEGDRPYGHDEQSLGGHDFSPGCLQDRPGFYQRGDGRGDIGREAKGLLWPLCSQSQPDLAHPMLQREEEGSRREFEQLQTGLQERGRGKGGRGFPENSTPLSVSREGNWARSGNHSDQMDFNTGRQREEDRFSRGAGKRRTFPARVEEHGCGNPGPDPPLEELDQRDQDYRADLDHNQRPSNIIMLRMLPPSATANEIRAQLQEQEIQPREVRLMRNKSSGQSRGFAFVEFNLIQEATRWMETNQGVLMILGQRVSMHYSDPKPRANEDWLCNKCGVQNFKRREKCFKCNVPKSEAELKLPLLQRDLPVGLQKEGAQGLLPLPAPYHSSGPSVTPGQATQQADVANDTLILRNLGPHTSVEAILSALAPFATLSHSNVRLIKDKHTHLNRGFAFLQLSTIVEASQLLQILQALQPALSIDGKAIVVEFAKGSKRDVFVSDASRVSAATVASTAIAAAQWAVTQTTQNGSGGGQSIDTAVYQQGAAVTYSQEGHGYTGPDGTTFKAQADTRVVALPSAGASLNGAYTGGAAPAGISSETAKSGSAAVTHTQTALITTAATTPATQVEIVGKPQPAAPSQPATPGTEHELQQYPLPDVSTYQYDESSSYYYDPFTGLYYDPTSQYYYNPHTQQYMYWDGEKHTYIPAASQSNAEGSPTTDGAAPSDSPFATPGSKEKKDKPKNKTAQQIAKDMERWAKSLNRQKENMRSLSASPAVGSTALPPGFTRAPGHSRLDDHRESASADAGYAVLEKKGALSERPQIFLDQIRQSAEQSPPLQQGLVPAYSGETDSEEEGGEKDEKEGRMTDWVKLACLLCRRQFPSKEALIRHQQLSELHKQNLEQRRAQQEAAGKERLSDGPEPPDPKRRKFSPIDGITGTSLGARMLQGGVKKGLLLRNMQVE